Proteins encoded in a region of the Sparus aurata chromosome 6, fSpaAur1.1, whole genome shotgun sequence genome:
- the gnl3 gene encoding guanine nucleotide-binding protein-like 3 encodes MKRPKLKKASKRVSCSKRYKIQKKVREHNRKLRKEAKKKGVSKRPKKDLGVPSSAPFKEEILREAEQRRQQIEEEKQRKRQAKKAERAQKRKKEKEPASKETEPKVKRVRQDVDTEKQTAPDKNSKQYLCSELNKVIDASDVVIEVLDARDPLGYRCPQLEEAVLQREGNKKLLLVLNKIDLVPKENVERWIQCLQQEFPVVAFKASTQIKDKTVQAKKSRIVASNEVLDKSRGAACFGNSLLTELLTSLAASKQSETSLRVGVVGFPNVGKSSLINSLKGVLACNAGVKRGITKSMQEVHILKNVKLMDSPGVIASLSNPPASMALRSLQVEEGQESVLEAVRTLLKQCDKTQIMLQYTVPDFRNSLEFLSLFAKKRGYLQKGGIPNTEQAATAFLADWTGAKMSYHCKPQENRSLPAYMSDAVIAEMKSGWDLDQLQKGNKETLKGIKFPNQASSISIISKGPTAGLLNVSDISEDKPGAAATETVAEQNDENNEPEQTTKEENEMVEPEKQKEPLKKQPGRVQFQSVPIDISLSTDAYDFNTDFK; translated from the exons ATGAAACGACCAA AGTTAAAGAAAGCAAGTAAGCGGGTGTCATGTTCCAAACGttataaaatacagaaaaag GTCCGGGAGCACAACAGAAAGTTAAGAAAAGAGGCAAAGAAGAAGGGAGTGAGTAAACGACCGAAGAAGGACCTCGGTGTGCCCAGCAGTGCTCCCTTCAAGGAGGAGATCCTGAGggaggcagagcagaggaggcagCAG attgaagaagaaaaacaaagaaagagacaagCTAAAAAAGCGGAGCGAGcccagaaaaggaaaaaggaaaaagagccTGCAAGTAAAGAAACAGAACCCAAGGTCAAGAGGGTTCGACAG GATGTGGATACAGAGAAACAGACCGCCCCAGACAAGAACTCAAAACAGTACCTCTGCTCCGAGTTAAACAAG GTAATTGATGCATCGGATGTAGTGATAGAAGTCCTCGATGCTCGGGATCCGCTGGGGTACAGGTGTCCACAGCTGGAGGAGGCGGTGCTGCAAAGGGAAGGCAACAAGAAGCTGCTTCTGGTTCTTAACAAAATAG ATCTAGTACCAAAGGAAAATGTGGAGAGGTGGATACAGTGTTTACAACAGGAGTTTCCGGTGGTGGCATTTAAAGCATCAACACAAATCAAGGACAAAACAGTG CAAGCCAAGAAGAGCAGGATAGTTGCCTCCAATGAAGTCCTGGACAAATCGAGAGGAGCAGCCTGCTTTGGAAACAGTTTACTCACTGAGCTCCTCACAAGTCTGGCTGCAAGCAAACAGAGTGAAACTTCACTTAGAGTGGGTGTAGTTG GTTTTCCTAATGTGGGGAAGAGCAGTCTCATCAACAGTTTAAAGGGGGTTCTTGCGTGCAATGCTGGTGTCAAGAGAGGCATCACAAA ATCAATGCAGGAAGTGCACATCTTGAAGAATGTAAAGCTAATGGACAGCCCAGGAGTCATAGCCTCATTGTCCAACCCACCAGCCTCGATGGCTCTGAGGAGTCTGCAGGTGGAGGAAGGCCAGGAGAGTGTGCTGGAGGCTGTCAGGACTCTGCTCAAACAGTGTGACAAGACTCAG ATCATGCTTCAGTATACTGTCcctgacttcaggaactctcTGGAGTTTTTAAGCTTGTTTGCCAAAAAGCGTGGATATCTGCAGAAAGGTGGAATCCCCAACACAGAGCAGGCAGCCACAGCTTTCCTTGCCGATTGGACAGG AGCCAAGATGAGCTATCACTGTAAGCCACAAGAGAACCGCAGCCTACCCGCCTACATGTCCGATGCTGTGATTGCTGAGATGAAGAGCGGCTGGGATCTTGACCAACTGCAAAAGGGCAACAAGGAAACACTGAAAG GTATTAAATTCCCAAACCAGGCCAGCAGTATAAGCATTATCTCTAAAGGCCCGACTGCCGGTCTGCTGAATGTCAGCGACATCTCTGAAGATAAACCTGGCGCTGCGGCCACAGAGACAGTAGCAGAGCAGAATGATGAGAATAATGAG CCTGAACAAACTACCAAGGAGGAAAATGAAATGGTAGAACCGGAGAAACAAAAGGAGCCACTCAAaa AACAACCAGGCCGCGTGCAGTTCCAGTCTGTCCCCATCGACATCAGCCTCTCTACAGATGCCTATGACTTCAACACAGATTTTAAATGA
- the LOC115582961 gene encoding histone-lysine N-methyltransferase PRDM9-like, with translation MPTTIRQILGNNRKGRSRRTRRRRRRRRRNYSGSRDWVEHLFWSILEDSRSSVQPKKMTKLQFLNVFLTERLMLAAQEIYKSVEDTILEYQEEIAIRERENDHLRRRLRDAGIEIWPDRPSMALLDEEDGEHPRREWSPSMGHEERIPIQIKDKRDLQANQGDDQLRGHGSCSTPENMFTPPRVGNEYPQEAPHTSNLPQSQGVENRERDPGSRGPSRHVKVESGGAHRGSTSSNSGAQPLAPVNPNCSNENNIDIIGVENGGQMVGAKGNGTGANRGQASHMRNQGANAVDCPHQKSPLQGHMSSFCCKVCGEAFSHVGHLHVHVQVHTREKPYRCGVCGKCCSSSGRLQEHQRSHTGEKPFRCQICGKGFTQMAHLKVHMRIHTGEKPYSCPVCGKCFSRSDKIKRHLQTHSREGTYFSGQ, from the exons ATGCCTACCACAATTAGACAAATCTTGGGAAATAACAGGAAGGGAAGAAGTAGGAGGacaagaagacgaagaagaagaagaagaagaaactactCTGGGTCACGTGATTGGGTCGAGCATCTTTTTTGGTCCATTTTGGAGGATAGCAGGAGCTCCGTGCAACCCAAGAAAATGACCAAACTGCAGTTTTTAAACGTCTTTTTGACTGAGCGTCTCATGCTCGCTGCGCAGGAGATCTACAAATCTGTCGAGGACACGATTTTGGAGTACCAGGAGGAGATAGCGATCCGGGAGCGGGAGAACGACCATCTGAGACGCAGGCTTCGAGACGCTGGAATTGAAATATGGCCAG ATCGTCCGTCCATGGCGTTGTTGGACGAGGAGGATGGTGAGCATCCACGCCGTGAGTGGAGTCCCAGCATGGGGCACGAAGAGCGTATCCCTATTCAGATAAAGGATAAGAGAGATCTCCAGGCCAACCAAGGAGATGATCAGCTTCGTGGCCACGGCTCTTGCAGCACGCCAGAGAACATGTTCACTCCTCCGCGTGTTGGAAATGAATATCCCCAGGAAGCCCCCCACACGTCCAACCTCCCTCAGAGTCAAGGAGTGGAGAACAGGGAGAGGGACCCCGGATCTCGAGGCCCCTCAAGGCATGTGAAGGTAGAGAGTGGAGGAGCCCACAGAGGCTCAACTTCCTCAAACAGCGGTGCCCAGCCTTTAGCGCCAGTGAACCCAAACTGCTCAAACGAGAACAACATTGACATTATTGGGGTGGAGAATGGAGGACAGATGGTTGGTGCTAAGGGAAATGGAACTGGTGCTAACAGAGGTCAGGCCTCTCACATGCGCAACCAAGGAGCCAATGCCGTGGACTGCCCCCATCAAAAATCTCCTTTACAAGGCCACATGTCGTCCTTTTGCTGCAAGGTTTGCGGTGAGGCATTTAGTCACGTTGGCCACCTCCATGTGCATGTACAAGTGCACACGCGAGAAAAACCTTACCGCTGTGGAGTGTGCGGCAAATGTTGCAGCTCCTCCGGCAGACTCCAGGAGCACCAGCGTAGCCACACGGGGGAAAAACCATTCCGCTGCCAGATTTGTGGAAAGGGCTTCACACAGATGGCTCACCTGAAGGTTCACATGAGGATCCATACTGGGGAGAAGCCCTACAGTTGTCCTGTCTGTGGCAAATGCTTCAGCCGTTCAGACAAAATCAAAAGGCATCTCCAGACCCATAGCCGCGAGGGAACGTATTTCTCAGGGCAATGA